A region from the Canis lupus dingo isolate Sandy chromosome X, ASM325472v2, whole genome shotgun sequence genome encodes:
- the P2RY10 gene encoding putative P2Y purinoceptor 10 has translation MNSTSSFNNKFVSYQQDLCHPELSFFAISSLQRNKTANRDKAPGDYKSTAYLDEYTEIFKMYSNSTSNVETDCSATNVTFQNSLYATTYILIFIPGLLANSAALWVLCRFISKKNKAIIFMINLSVADLAHVLSLPLRIYYYISHHWPFPKALCLLCFYLKYLNMYASICFLTCISLQRCFFLLKPFRARNWKRRYDVGISAAIWIIVGTACLPFPLVRSTYLGNKTESCFADLGYKKMNVVALVGMITVAELAGFVVPVVIIAWCTWKTTISLRQPPMAFQGISERQKALRMVFMCAAVFFICFTPYHINFIFYTMVKETIISSCPIVQSTLYFHPFCLCLASICCLLDPILYYFMASEFRDQISRHGSSVTRSRLMSRESGSSMIS, from the exons ATGAACTCAACTTCCTCTTTCAACAACAAATTTGTCAGTTATCAGCAGGATCTGTGCCACCCCGAGTTAAGCTTTTTTGCCATCAGCTCCCTGCAAAGAAACAAGACTGCTAATCGTGACAAGGCTCCAGG GGATTATAAATCCACAGCCTACCTTGATGAGTATACTGAAATATTCAAGATGTATAGCAACAGTACCAGCAATGTTGAGACTGACTGCAGTGCTACGAATGTGACATTTCAGAACTCCCTCTATGCAACCACCTACATCCTCATATTCATCCCTGGTCTTCTGGCCAACAGTGCAGCCTTGTGGGTTCTGTGCCGCTTcatcagcaagaaaaataaagccatcaTTTTCATGATCAACCTCTCCGTGGCTGACCTTGCTCATGTGCTGTCCTTACCCCTCCGGATTTACTATTACATCAGCCACCACTGGCCCTTCCCAAAGGCCCTTTGCTTGCTGTGCTTCTACCTGAAGTATCTCAACATGTATGCCAGCATTTGTTTCCTGACATGCATCAGCCTTCAGAGATGTTTCTTTCTCCTCAAGCCCTTTAGGGCCAGAAACTGGAAGCGTAGGTATGATGTGGGCATCAGTGCTGCCATCTGGATCATCGTGGGAACTGCCTGCTTGCCATTTCCCCTTGTGAGAAGCACATACTTGGGCAACAAGACCGAGTCCTGTTTTGCTGATCTTGGttataagaaaatgaatgtaGTGGCTTTGGTTGGAATGATTACAGTTGCTGAGCTGGCAGGATTTGTGGTCCCAGTAGTAATCATCGCATGGTGTACTTGGAAAACTACTATATCCTTGAGACAGCCACCAATGGCTTTCCAAGGAATCAGTGAGAGGCAGAAAGCACTGCGGATGGTTTTTATGTGTGCTGCAGTCTTTTTCATCTGCTTTACTCCATAccatattaactttattttttacactATGGTGAAGGAAACCATCATTAGTAGTTGTCCCATTGTCCAAAGCACACTGTATTTCCACCCTTTTTGTCTATGCCTTGCAAGTATCTGCTGTCTTTTGGATccaattctttattatttcatggcCTCAGAGTTTCGTGACCAAATATCTCGCCATGGAAGCTCTGTGACCCGTTCCCGCCTTATGAGCAGGGAAAGTGGTTCATCAATGATTAgctaa